One segment of Ziziphus jujuba cultivar Dongzao chromosome 12, ASM3175591v1 DNA contains the following:
- the LOC107428564 gene encoding alpha-glucan water dikinase, chloroplastic, with the protein MSSSVGYKLLNQGLLQSKLNSSGIPANTLFQAVCINQVSAQTRKSTSKKFSGNGLIIRKSNFAMGSRRPVTVFPHAVLTTDRDSGLTAKFNLDEGIELQINITTPSSGSATQIDFQTTYISDSLLLHWGGIRDGREKWVLPSRHPDGTKVHKNRALRTPFSKSGSNSFLKIEVEDPAIEAIEFLIFDESHNRWFKNNGNNFRVNLATKERFISNASVPEDLVQVQAYMRWERKGKQMYTPEQEKEEYEAARTELLEEVARGTSIQELRARLTKKSDTNDRKEPSHLDSKRIPDDLVQIQAYIRWEKAGKPNYSPDQQLREFEAARQDLQMELQKGASLDDIRKKITKGEIQTTVAKQLQSKKYFRTERIQRKKWDLMQIINKYEAQSVYAEQPITPKALTAVELFAKAKEEQDGSPVLNRSIYKINDKELLVHVTKPAGKTKVHLATDFAEPITLHWALSKNQAGEWVEPPPHVIPPGSVSLHGSVDTEFTLADSTHKVQSLEIEIEEDSFRGMPFVLHSAGNWIKNKGSDFYIDFVAKSKQVQKDAGDGKGTARALLDKIADMESEAQKSFMHRFNIAADLIDQAKDAGELGLAGILVWMRFMATRQLIWNKNYNVKPREISKAQDRLTDILQNIYTTHLQYRELIQMILSTVGRGGEGDVGQRIRDEILVIQRNNECKGGMMEEWHQKLHNNTSPDDVVICQALIDYIKNDFDIGAYWKTLNANGITKERLLSYDRAIHSEPNFRRDQKDSLLRDLGNYMRTLKAVHSGADLESAISNCMGYRSEGQGFMVGVKINPISGLPSGFPNLLEFVLEHVEDKNVEALLEGLLEARQELRPVLSKSSNRLKDLLFLDIALDSTVRTAIERGYEELNNAGPEKIMYFITMVLENLALSSDDNEDLIYCLKGWNSALSMLKSQNNQWALYAKSVLDRTRLALANKAEYYHRVLQPSAGYLGARLGVDQWAVNIFTEEIIRAGSAASLSSLLNRLDPVLRKTAHLGSWQLISPVEAVGYVVVVDELLAVQNKSYGQPTILVAKSVKGEEEIPDGTVAVLTPDMPDVLSHVSVRARNSKVCFATCFDPSILSDLQAKEGRLLRLKPTSADVIYSEVREDELAGASQTLLNKVAPSTLKLVRKQFRGRYAISSEEFTSEMVGAKSRNISYLKGKVPSWIGIPTSVALPFGVFEKVLSDNLNKEVAKNLENLKKKLKKEDFGSLKEIRETLLHLEAPPQLVQELRTKMKSSGMPWPGDEGEDRWKQAWMAIKKVWASKWNERAYFSTRKVKLDHDLLCMAVLVQEIINADYAFVIHTTNPSSGDSSEIYAEVVKGLGETLVGAYPGRALSFISKKNDLGSPQVLGYPSKPIGLFIRRSIIFRSDSNGEDLEGYAGAGLYDSVPIDEEEKVVLDYSSDPLIVDGKFRQSILSSIARAGSAIEELYGSPQDIEGVIRDGKIYVVQTRPQM; encoded by the exons ATGAGCAGTTCGGTAGGCTATAAATTGCTGAACCAGGGTCTCCTGCAAAGCAAACTCAATTCTTCCGGCATTCCTGCAAATACATTGTTTCAAGCCGTGTGCATCAATCAAGTGTCTGCTCAGACACGAAAGTCGACCTCCAAGAAATTTTCTGGTAACGGTTTGATAATCCGGAAATCGAACTTTGCAATGGGATCACGTCGCCCTGTCACAGTTTTTCCACATGCTGTATTAACCACGGATAGGGATTCTGGG CTTACAGCAAAATTCAATCTTGATGAGGGCATTGAATTGCAG ATTAATATTACTACTCCCTCTTCAGGGTCTGCCACTCAAATAGATTTTCAGACCACTTATATTAGTGACTCTTTGCTTCTTCACTGGGGAGGAATTCGAGATGGAAGAGA GAAATGGGTGCTTCCTTCACGTCATCCAGATGGAACCAAAGTGCATAAGAACAGAGCACTTAGAACTCCTTTCTCAAAG TCTGGCTCCAATTCCTTCcttaaaattgaagttgaagaTCCTGCAATAGAAGCTATAGAGTTTCTCATATTTGATGAAAGCCATAATAGATG GTTTAAAAATAATGGCAACAACTTTCGTGTTAACTTAGCTACAAAAGAGAGGTTTATTTCAAATGCGTCAGTTCCTGAAGATCTTGTGCAGGTTCAAGCATATATGAGGTGGGAAAGAAAGGGTAAACAGATGTATACACCAGAGCAAGAGAAG GAGGAATATGAAGCAGCCCGAACTGAGCTATTGGAAGAAGTAGCGAGGGGTACTTCCATACAAGAATTACGAGCAAGGCTTACTAAGAAAAGTGATACTAATGACAGAAAGGAGCCGTCTCATCTTGATTCAAAGAGAATTCCTGATGATCTTGTACAAATACAAGCTTATATACGATGGGAGAAAGCTGGGAAACCCAACTATTCACCTGATCAACAACTC AGGGAATTTGAGGCAGCAAGACAAGATTTGCAGATGGAACTACAGAAAGGAGCCTCTCTTGATGACATAAGGAAGAAGATTACCAAAGGAGAGATACAAACTACGGTTGCCAAACAATTGCAGAGTAAAAAGTATTTTAGAACTGAAAGGATTCAGCGCAAGAAGTGGGACTTAATGCAGATTATCAATAAATATGAGGCTCAGTCTGTTTATGCAGAACAACCAATCACACCAAAAGCCTTGACAGCAGTTGAGCTTTTTGCCAAGGCAAAGGAAGAGCAAGACGGTAGTCCTGTTCTGAATCGAAGTATCTATAAGATCAATGATAAGGAACTTTTG GTACATGTGACAAAGCCTGCTGGAAAGACAAAGGTTCATCTGGCTACAGATTTTGCAGAGCCAATTACCCTTCATTGGGCTTTATCTAAAAATCAGGCTGGAGAGTGGGTG GAGCCACCTCCGCACGTGATACCTCCAGGTTCAGTTTCTCTTCATGGGTCTGTTGACACAGAGTTTACTTTGGCTGATTCTACTCATAAG GTTCAATCTTTAGAAATAGAGATTGAGGAAGATAGTTTTAGAGGAATGCCATTTGTCCTACATTCTGCTGGAAATTGGATTAAGAACAAAGGCTCAGACTTCTATATTGACTTTGTTGCAAAATCCAAGCAAGTCCAGAAG GATGCTGGCGATGGCAAAGGTACTGCAAGGGCTTTGTTGGATAAAATAGCAGATATGGAGAGTGAGGCGCAAAAATCCTTTATGCATCG ATTTAACATTGCCGCAGACTTGATAGATCAAGCCAAAGATGCTGGAGAATTAGGTCTTGCAGGTATTTTGGTGTGGATGAGGTTTATGGCTACAAGGCAGCTCATTTGGAATAAAAATTACAATGTCAAACCACG TGAGATCAGTAAAGCACAGGACAGACTCACTGATATTCTCCAGAATATTTATACAACTCATCTGCAGTATCGGGAACTTATTCAGATGATTCTGTCTACTGTTGGTCGTGGAGGTGAAGGGGATGTGGGACAGCGAATTCGAGATGAAATCCTGGTCATTCAG AGAAATAATGAGTGCAAAGGCGGAATGATGGAGGAATGGCATCAAAAACTGCATAATAATACTAGTCCCGATGATGTTGTCATCTGTCAG GCTCTAATCGATTATATCAAAAATGATTTTGATATTGGTGCTTACTGGAAAACTTTGAATGCTAATGGAATAACAAAGGAGCGCCTTCTAAGCTACGATCGTGCAATTCATTCTGAACCAAATTTCAGGAGAGATCAGAAAGATAGTTTATTGCGGGATCTGGGAAATTacatgagaactttgaag GCAGTTCATTCTGGTGCAGATTTGGAGTCTGCCATTTCAAATTGTATGGGTTATAGATCGGAG GGTCAAGGATTCATGGTTGGAGTAAAAATAAATCCTATATCTGGCTTGCCGTCGGGATTTCCC AACTTGCTAGAATTTGTTCTTGAACATGTTGAAGACAAGAATGTAGAAGCCCTTCTTGAG GGTTTGCTAGAGGCCCGCCAGGAGCTTCGGCCAGTGCTTTCTAAATCCAGTAATCGCCTGAAggatcttttatttttggacattgCCCTTGATTCTACTGTTAGGACTGCAATTGAAAGAGGATATGAAGAACTGAATAATGCTGGACCTGAG AAAATTATGTACTTCATCACTATGGTTCTAGAAAACCTGGCGCTGTCTTCAGATGATAATGAGGATCTTATCTATTGTTTGAAG GGATGGAATTCTGCTTTAAGCATGCTAAAGAGTCAAAATAATCAGTGGGCATTATATGCAAAATCAGTCCTTGACAGAACACGCCTTGCACTTGCAAACAAGGCAGAATATTATCACAGAGTTTTGCAGCCATCCGCAGGGTACCTTGGAGCACGGCTTGGAGTGGACCAGTGGGCT GTGAATATATTTACTGAAGAAATTATTCGCGCTGGATCTGCTGCCTCTTTATCCTCGCTTCTTAATCGACTTGACCCCGTTCTTCGAAAGACTGCTCACTTAGGAAG TTGGCAGCTTATCAGCCCAGTTGAAGCTGTTGGCTATGTTGTTGTTGTGGACGAGTTGCTTGCAGTTCAGAATAAATCTTATGGGCAGCCAACAATTTTGGTTGCAAAAAGTGTTAAAGGAGAGGAAGAAATTCCCGATGGTACTGTTGCAGTGCTTACACCTGATATGCCAGATGTCCTATCTCATGTTTCTGTGCGAGCAAGAAATAGCAAG GTCTGCTTTGCTACATGCTTTGATCCCAGTATACTGTCTGACCTACAAGCCAAGGAAGGGAGGTTATTGCGCTTGAAGCCAACATCTGCTGATGTTATCTATAG TGAGGTAAGGGAAGATGAGCTAGCAGGTGCAAGTCAAACTCTTCTAAACAAAGTTGCTCCTTCAACCCTTAAGTTGGTCAGAAAACAGTTTCGTGGTAGATATGCCATTTCTTCCGAGGAGTTCACAAGTGAAATG GTTGGAGCTAAATCACGTAACATATCCTACCTGAAAGGAAAAGTTCCATCTTGGATAGGCATTCCTACATCAGTTGCTTTACCATTTGGAGTGTTTGAGAAGGTTCTTTCAGATAATCTTAATAAG GAAGTGGCAAAAAATCTGGAAAATTTGaagaagaagttaaaaaaagaagattttggTTCCCTCAAGGAGATTCGTGAGACACTTTTGCATCTGGAAGCACCACCCCAATTG GTGCAAGAGCTGAGAACTAAAATGAAAAGTTCAGGAATGCCTTGGCCTGGTGATGAAGGTGAAGATCGTTGGAAGCAAGCATGGATGGCTATAAAAAAG GTCTGGGCTTCAAAGTGGAATGAGAGGGCATACTTCAGCACTAGAAAAGTGAAATTAGATCACGATTTGCTTTGCATGGCTGTACTTGTTCAGGAAATAATAAATGCTGACTATGCATTTGTTATTCACACAACTAATCCATCTTCAGGAGACTCATCTGAAATATATGCGGAG GTTGTTAAGGGACTTGGAGAAACTCTAGTTGGAGCCTATCCTGGACGTGCTTTAAGTTTTATTAGCAAGAAAAATGATTTGGGTTCACCTCAG GTCTTGGGTTACCCAAGTAAACCCATTGGCCTCTTTATTAGACGGTCTATAATCTTTCGATCAGACTCCAATGGTGAAGATCTTGAAGGATATGCTGGTGCTGGCCTTTATGATAG TGTACCTATAGACGAGGAAGAGAAAGTGGTGCTTGACTACTCATCTGATCCATTGATCGTTGATGGCAAATTTCGCCAATCAATCCTCTCTAGCATTGCTCGTGCAGGAAGTGCGATAGAGGAGCTTTATGGATCACCACAAGACATTGAAGGTGTGATTAGGGATGGGAAAATCTACGTTGTCCAGACAAGACCCCAAATGTGA
- the LOC107428565 gene encoding uncharacterized protein At4g02000-like, which yields MADKERVIDGAPWHFERALVLTEEISGSITPHSTNIHTAYFWIHVHNVPLQSMTKSTGEAIGSHLGECVMVNSDEEGLCFGKFMRVRIKLDIRRPLRTGMKVDLGDKHQFWVEFQYEKLFDFCFQCGLLGHTQKDCFSVADAQATAADVDNVTAMVFSDMHDVDVQLSMDLPPTNPVDPSLKEKLKSIPCSTDSCSLAGPLVQPKCSGIKRGRRSNVKTNPLSKRFKVSSYKEGDVPSSQVVGSVDQPHHEP from the exons ATGGCAGATAAGGAGAGGGTAATTGATGGAGCGCCATGGCACTTTGAACGTGCTTTGGTTCTGACTGAAGAAATATCTGGATCCATAACTCCTCATTCAACCAACATCCATACTGCGTATTTTTGGATCCATGTTCATAATGTTCCACTCCAATCTATGACCAAAAGCACGGGAGAGGCAATTGGTTCACATTTGGGTGAATGTGTGATGGTCAACTCTGATGAAGAAGGCCTCTGCTTTGGTAAATTTATGCGTGTTCGCATAAAGCTGGACATTCGTCGGCCTTTACGTACGGGCATGAAGGTTGATTTGGGTGATAAACACCAATTTTGGGTGGAATTTCAATAcgaaaaattatttgatttctgCTTCCAATGTGGATTGCTTGGACATACCCAGAAGGATTGTTTTTCTGTTGCTGATGCTCAAG CAACTGCTGCTGATGTGGACAATGTAACTGCTATGGTGTTTTCCGATATGCATGATGTGGATGTACAACTTTCTATGGATTTGCCACCTACTAATCCTGTTGACCCCAGCCTTAAGGAAAAACTGAAGAGCATCCCTTGCTCCACAGATTCTTGTTCTTTGGCAGGGCCTTTAGTACAACCTAAATGCTCTGGCATTAAGCGGGGCAGACGTAGTAATGTGAAAACTAATCCTTTAAGCAAACGATTTAAGGTTTCATCTTACAAAGAAGGGGATGTTCCTTCTTCTCAAGTGGTGGGGTCTGTTGATCAACCCCACCACGAGCCATGA
- the LOC107428572 gene encoding uncharacterized protein LOC107428572, translated as METPLMSSFLVIVHLLILMFYLGGGNAIESPQYTVVLSESDFEVRLYRETSWISAPVQGTSSFKKATKDGFHRLYKYIHGSNLNSSIIPISAPVLTTINASSPNEGGSEYYVRLFLSAIYEKPPLPSPELNLQLFKWKSHCIAVREFSGFAKDDNINKELEALKNSLNKQVDGKTSMVEDKSSYSIAQYNSSREPTERLNEVWINVSGSAAEGCLNHK; from the exons ATGGAGACACCATTAATGTCAAGCTTCCTTGTCATAGTACATTTGCTAATACTAATGTTTTATTTGGGTGGTGGAAACGCTATTGAATCCCCACAGTACACTGTGGTGCTCTCAGAATCAGATTTCGAAGTCAGACTCTACAGAGAAACCTCGTGGATTTCTGCTCCTGTTCAAGGGACATCTTCCTTCAAAAAGGCAACCAAAGATGGATTTCACAG GTTGTACAAATACATTCATGGGTCTAACCTTAACTCTTCTATAATTCCGATAAGTGCTCCCGTTTTAACAACCATTAATGCTTCATCACCTAATGAAGGGGGGTCAGAATATTATGTGAGACTTTTTCTGTCTGCTATATATGAAAAACCACCTCTACCTTCTCCTGAATTGAATCTGCAACTTTTTAAGTGGAAGAGTCATTGCATTGCAGTCAGAGAGTTCTCTGGGTTTGCCAAggatgataatattaataaagaacTTGAAGCTCTTAAGAACAGCCTAAACAAGCAAGTGGATGGGAAAACATCGATGGTGGAAGATAAGAGTTCCTACTCCATTGCTCAGTACAATTCTTCACGAGAACCTACCGAGCGGTTGAATGAAGTTTGGATTAATGTTTCAGGTTCTGCTGCAGAAGGATGTCTGAACCATAAATAG
- the LOC107428566 gene encoding protein neprosin: MMDLLLGSAFSSCTKPWNKWYYYFDPRKRQPKCAQKNSDSRKKTNPRNSSNMASSWCKISPTIIPSLLVFFLIVSSSVSQSHASSESSDFHATNQTLRPEKELQKLKFIKSRLRKINKPAVKTIQSSDGDLIDCVFSHLQPAFDHPLLKGQKPLDPPERPKGHKQHSGMVAEDFQLWRMSGESCPEGTVPIRRTTEQDMLRASSVRRFGRKVRRHVRRDSSSNGHEHAVGYVSGEEYYGAKASINVWAPRVDNQYEFSLSQMWVISGSFGDDLNTIEAGWQVSPELYGDNYPRFFTYWTTDAYQATGCYNLLCSGFVQTNNKIAIGAAISPTSSYGGGQFDISLLVWKDPKHGNWWLEFGSGILVGYWPSFLFTHLRDHASMVQFGGEVVNSRPSGTHTSTQMGSGHFAGEGFGKASYFRNLQVVDWDNSLIPLSNLKVLADHPNCYDIQGGINNVWGNYFYYGGPGRNVRCP; the protein is encoded by the exons ATGATGGATTTGTTACTGGGAAGTGCATTTTCTTCATGTACAAAACCTTGGAATAAATGGTATTATTATTTCGATCCCAGAAAAAGACAACCCAAATGCGCACAAAAAAATTcagattcaagaaaaaaaacaaacccacGAAATTCCTCAAATATGGCTTCTAGCTGGTGTAAGATCTCACCGACAATCATTCCCTCCCTTCTTGTATTCTTTCTCATTGTTTCTTCTTCAGTCTCTCAATCCCATGCATCATCAGAATCCAGTGATTTCCATGCAACCAATCAGACTCTTCGGCCAGAGAAAGAGTTACAGAAGCTCAAGTTCATCAAATCCCGTCTCAGAAAGATCAACAAGCCTGCTGTCAAGACAATTCAG aGTTCTGATGGTGATCTTATAGATTGTGTATTTTCACATCTTCAACCAGCTTTTGATCATCCTCTATTGAAAGGACAAAAGCCATTG GATCCTCCAGAGAGACCAAAAGGACATAAGCAACATTCTGGAATGGTTGCAGAAGATTTCCAGCTATGGAGGATGTCTGGTGAATCGTGTCCTGAAGGAACAGTACCAATCAGGAGAACAACTGAGCAAGACATGCTAAGAGCAAGCTCTGTTCGAAGATTTGGAAGAAAAGTCAGGAGGCATGTCAGAAGAGATTCATCCAGCAATGGACATGAG CATGCGGTTGGATATGTGAGTGGAGAAGAGTACTATGGAGCAAAAGCCAGCATAAATGTGTGGGCTCCACGCGTTGATAATCAATATGAATTCAGTCTCTCCCAAATGTGGGTTATCTCTGGTTCTTTTGGTGACGACCTCAACACAATTGAAGCTGGTTGGCAG GTTAGTCCTGAGCTGTACGGGGATAATTATCCCAGATTCTTTACTTACTGGACT ACGGATGCATATCAAGCAACTGGGTGTTATAATTTGCTATGTTCAGGCTTTGTTCAGACCAATAATAAGATTGCCATTGGGGCTGCAATCTCTCCAACTTCTTCCTACGGTGGAGGACAGTTTGATATTAGCTTGTTGGTTTGGAAG gATCCAAAGCATGGGAACTGGTGGCTAGAGTTCGGGTCCGGAATTCTAGTTGGGTATTGGCCATCATTCTTATTCACTCACCTCAGAGACCACGCAAGTATGGTGCAATTTGGTGGAGAAGTAGTAAATTCAAGGCCTTCTGGTACTCATACATCAACACAAATGGGAAGTGGACATTTTGCTGGAGAAGGATTTGGAAAAGCttcatattttagaaatttgcAAGTAGTTGATTGGGATAATAGCTTAATACCATTGTCCAATCTTAAAGTCTTGGCTGATCATCCAAATTGCTATGACATACAAGGAGGGATTAATAACGTTTGGGGTAATTACTTTTACTATGGTGGACCTGGAAGAAATGTAAGGTGTCCCTAA